In Flavobacterium praedii, the DNA window CTGAAATTTGTATTATTACCGTTTTTCAAATTAAGACTTGTTAGTTGGTTTGAAGAACAGTCTAAAAAAGTTAAAGCAGTATTTGCAGAAATATCTAAGGTTTTCAAACTGTTTCCCTGACAATTTAAACTTTCCAAAAGGTTGTTTGAAGAAACATCAAGTGTCGTTAAGGTGCTAAAATTACAGTTCAAAAAAGTTAAAGCTTTATTATTAGTAACATTTATACCATTTGCAAAAGGGTTTGCACTACAATTGATCCCAGTTAGTGCAGTATTATTTGAGACATTAAGACTGGTTAGTTTATTATCATAACAATTTAAAGTGGTTAAGGATAAATTCGAAGTAAGATTTAAATTTGTTATTGCATTGATTGCACAATTTAAACTGGTTAAAGCGGTGTTGTTGGCAACATTAAGGCTAGTCAATTTATTGGTAAAACAATTTAAATTGGTAAGAGCAATATTGCTTGACACGTTAAGACTTGTTAAATTGTTGTAAGAACAATTTAAAGAAGTCAAGGCAACAAAATCTTCAATTCCTGTTAAATCATTAATATTGAGTCCACTCATATTAATTGTTTTAAGAGATGAAATTGCAGAAGTCAACACTTTTCCATCTGCTACACCTGAGTCAATTCCTTCATTTATTAGGAATTTCTCAAAATTCACATCGGGAATAGTAGTGTATTGAGCATAAGTATTTAATGATGCTAAAAATAGCAAAATAAGTAATTTTGTTTTCATAGGTTATAACGCTTTGAGGTTGGCGCGAATGTACGGTAATTCCTTTTAATTTATAAGAACTTTTTTAAAAAATAGACAAAAGTCTAATATGACTGTCGAATAGCCAAATTATTACATTTTAACAAATATATTCTAATAAAATTAAGACTGTTTCAGGGTGCTTCCTAAAATTAAGTTAACAATTGCATAATATCTAATTCACTTCCACTATTTTTGAAGTGTATTACAAAAACAAGAAACTACAATCCATGAAAAAAATAAATCTTACAGCTTTAACTCTTCTAGCCGCATTGACTTTAAGCCTTTCTGCCAATGCACAAACAGCCACAAACTATACTGCCAAAAAAGGAAAACTTAGTGAACCTGAATTGCAAAGATGGTCGCATTTGGATTTGGCCAAAGACAGTATTCCAGGGATGAGTGTAGACAAAGCCTATGCCGAATTGCTAAAAGGAAAGAAAAATGTAAAAGTAATTGTAGCTGTTGTAGATTCGGGTGTAGACATTGATCACGAAGATCTAAAAGACGTAATTTGGACCAATAAAAAAGAGATTGCCGGAAACGGAATTGATGATGATAAAAACGGTTTTATAGATGACATTCATGGTTGGAATTTTCTAGGTGATGCGCTACACGAAAGCCTCGAAATGACGAGAATCGTAAAAAAAGCAGATGATGGATCTGCTACTTATAAAAATGCTTTGGTAGCATATAATTTGAAATATGACAAAGCAATGAAGGATAAACAACAAATTGATTTCTTACTTAGTGTGGATAAATCCATTCAGGAAAATCTAAAAAAAGAAGTTTATACTATTGAAGATTTGAACGGAATTGACACTACTGATCCTGAATTGGGAAGGAACAAAATGATAATGACTCAAATCATGACTGATGCTGGCCCAACTTTTAGAACCGAATTAAACGAATATGGAAAATACGTTTACAATCAACTGAATTACAATTTAAACAAAGAGTATGACGGCCGCAAAGTGGTTGGAGATAATCCGGAAGATATAAAAAACACAAAATACGGTAACAATATAGTTTATGGCCCAGACAAAGAAGAGGCCGATCACGGAACTCACGTTGCGGGTATTATTGCGCAAGTGAGAGGCAATAATCTTGGAGGGGACGGAATTGCCAATAATGTTGCTATTATGGCGGTGAGAGCTGTGCCAGATGGTGATGAATACGACAAAGATATTGCTCTAGCAATCCGTTATGCTGTAGATAATGGAGCAAAAGTAATCAATGGTAGTTTTGGAAAAAGTTATTCTCCACACAAACAATGGGTATACGATGCTATAAAGTATGCTGAAAAGAAAGATGTACTTTTTGTTCATGCTGCAGGAAATGATGGAGAAAATATTGATTTGGATC includes these proteins:
- a CDS encoding S8 family peptidase, encoding MKKINLTALTLLAALTLSLSANAQTATNYTAKKGKLSEPELQRWSHLDLAKDSIPGMSVDKAYAELLKGKKNVKVIVAVVDSGVDIDHEDLKDVIWTNKKEIAGNGIDDDKNGFIDDIHGWNFLGDALHESLEMTRIVKKADDGSATYKNALVAYNLKYDKAMKDKQQIDFLLSVDKSIQENLKKEVYTIEDLNGIDTTDPELGRNKMIMTQIMTDAGPTFRTELNEYGKYVYNQLNYNLNKEYDGRKVVGDNPEDIKNTKYGNNIVYGPDKEEADHGTHVAGIIAQVRGNNLGGDGIANNVAIMAVRAVPDGDEYDKDIALAIRYAVDNGAKVINGSFGKSYSPHKQWVYDAIKYAEKKDVLFVHAAGNDGENIDLDQNANFPNDSDDNKIEFVSNVLTIGALNNQYGEGVIADFSNYGTFNVDVFAPGNQIYATIPNNKYKYLQGTSMASPNAAGVAALIRSYYPKLSAKQVKQILMESGTPLPAKVILGENPNPAQEPIAVASSQSSKSARMVNAYNALLMAEKMTKK